One genomic window of Gloeocapsa sp. PCC 73106 includes the following:
- the gcvH gene encoding glycine cleavage system protein GcvH, producing MELEYPDDLKYLDTHEYIRLDGEIATIGITAFAIDQLGDIVYLELPEQGESVKAGEKFGTIESVKAVEDLNAPISGTVIERNEGLIESPEMVPDDPYGEGWFLKLRVDNPDEELTETLSADEYRAQVEGED from the coding sequence ATGGAACTAGAATATCCTGATGACTTAAAATATTTAGATACTCATGAGTATATTCGCTTAGATGGAGAGATCGCGACCATTGGGATTACTGCTTTTGCTATAGATCAACTCGGTGATATAGTGTATCTTGAGTTACCAGAACAGGGAGAATCAGTAAAAGCTGGGGAAAAGTTCGGGACGATTGAATCAGTAAAAGCTGTTGAAGATCTTAATGCACCTATATCTGGTACGGTTATAGAGAGGAACGAGGGTTTAATAGAATCTCCTGAAATGGTTCCAGATGATCCCTATGGTGAGGGATGGTTTCTAAAACTTAGAGTAGATAATCCAGACGAGGAATTAACGGAAACCTTATCGGCTGATGAGTATCGTGCTCAAGTAGAGGGTGAAGATTAG